The DNA window TGTCCAGAGCTCATTGGCATGCCGCACCTGTCGGCCCGATCTTGGCGagcttttattcaaatttctgGCGCTCGAATGGATCGAATCTCTACATACGGCAGGCGGCGGCATTCCGCTCCACGCGTTCTGTCGGAAGAATCCCCCGAGTGTAAGTTGAATTCACAATTACCGGCTGACCAGGGCAGGGTTTTCCTTCTCGTAACTCTGCGCGCCATTTATTCATGATCGATCCGAGTTGGCATTCAGCCGGCGATCCGCGAGATACAAATCGGACTCGACATGACGTCTTTTGCTCCCGAGAACCAAGGCCTCCACTCGCATGCCTAACAAGCCGAGAAAAGTTGACATAATTTCTGAGTCCGAAGGCGGAAGTTGAAATGCTCAACgccaaatttaaatgtatttaagtatatttaaatacGAGGCTTAAAggtttgcatttttaagtcatccatttattttttgttagatGAAAAGGGTAATAAGCTAAAAATACACACATGAAGATTTGTATTTTTggtgattattttttaaacctattTTGTATtgtaaaaatacaattttaataatagcaATATGCTTTTTAAGCGAATATAATTCTGTTAGAGCTATACTTATAActagaatatttgtataaacatttttaaaggtttGTTATTATAGCAggaacctttttttttattaaagcaattgattttgttttaaaataaacgaaTATAATAAGTAGAATGCAATTTcgtatgaaatatttaatttttatgtcgaTTTAAAACGCAACCcccaaaagtaggcaacacttAAAATTCAAATCGCAGACTATCGATTTCAACTATCGCAGGCGTAAATCGATAGCAGCACTTTCTTCCTCTTGCGTCCCTTTTCCAAAAACGACAACCCTGctggaaaaaaacaaattattgcaAACAAATCTGAATTATCAGagaaaacttaaatataaGCTGACATGGACGACAGCGTAATACTGCTAGACGATTCACAGAACAGCGTGGAGATTGTGGAGGACGACGTCGAGGATGGGGAGCTGGAGGATGACATAGAATTCGTGCCGTGCGAGGAAGTGACCAAAAAGCAGGTCGAACCTGCCGCCAAAAGTGAGGAAAGTGAAACCAATAATTCCAGCCAGGTGGGTTATATATAAGGTGTATCCAGTACCGGGCTAAAGTCCACCATTCCCGCTTTCAGGATTCCCCCGAAGGGCAAGGGGATACCCTCATTTTCGAGGTGAGATTCCGCAGCGAGGAGCACTTCGCCAGTCTGCAGAAACAAATGCTTCAAGCCCTCCAAAGCACTTTCGGGAACAAGCAAATGGTCTTCCAGGAAAACCCAGCGGAACTGTCGGTAGCCGCCTTTGAGAAGAGCCAGGCGGCCACAGAGGCGCTGCAAGAGGACTCCCAGGACACCGAAGATCTCTTCCTGATCGACACTCAGCCAGCGGTCAAGCTGAATGCCGCCCAAGTTCCCTCCTACAAACGCTGCAACTCCGACGTCCTGGACGAGCAGACCGAGGCGCGAAAGAAACTGAAGGCGGAGGCGGTCAACAAGTGCTTCCGGCCCAAGGCGCAATCCTCCTGCTTCAACTGCGGCGACACGGATCACTCCCTGCGCGAGTGTCCCAAACCCAGGAACAATACCAGGATAATGCGGGCCCGCAAAAAGAACAGCCAGAGAACAGAGCGGTATCACGTGGACACAGAGCAGCGGTTTGGTCACATACGCCCGGGAAAGATAAGCACCAAGACGCGCCATGCCATGGGCTACAGCCGCGGCCAGTTGCCGTTCATGTTCTACCGCTTGAGAGTGCTGGGCTATCCCCCCGCTTGGCTGGAGGAGGCCAAGGTCCAGAGCTCGGGCATAGCTCTGTTTAACGCAGATGTAAGTTGGCCAGCCTTCTTATCAGCCAGACGGTAACTTTATCTCCTTTCAGGGCTCCGAGGTCATCAAATCAGACGACGAAGACGGAGAGTCGGACACCTTCAAGTACGACATCAACAAAATAGTCGAGTATCCGGGCTTCAATGTCCAGCCCTCTGGCAAGTTCTTCGATGTAAGTATGAACCCACGTGAAACCCACATCCTTTTCTAACAACCTAACATCCCCAGGACTTCAAGCACCACAATGTGCCGCCCTTCCAAGAGGCCCACTCCAAGGCGAACTTTATCAAATCGCTGGGCGAAAACGTGATCAACGGCTACAAGCGCAAGAAGCTGGTGGATCTGCCCGCCCCACACGACCAAGCTGCCGTCCCCAGCGAGGAGCAGACCAGCTTCGGCGACTACGACATGGAGCTGGTGGACGAATCAGAGGATCCACCACTG is part of the Drosophila biarmipes strain raj3 chromosome 2R, RU_DBia_V1.1, whole genome shotgun sequence genome and encodes:
- the LOC108022755 gene encoding zinc finger CCHC domain-containing protein 8 homolog; its protein translation is MDDSVILLDDSQNSVEIVEDDVEDGELEDDIEFVPCEEVTKKQVEPAAKSEESETNNSSQDSPEGQGDTLIFEVRFRSEEHFASLQKQMLQALQSTFGNKQMVFQENPAELSVAAFEKSQAATEALQEDSQDTEDLFLIDTQPAVKLNAAQVPSYKRCNSDVLDEQTEARKKLKAEAVNKCFRPKAQSSCFNCGDTDHSLRECPKPRNNTRIMRARKKNSQRTERYHVDTEQRFGHIRPGKISTKTRHAMGYSRGQLPFMFYRLRVLGYPPAWLEEAKVQSSGIALFNADGSEVIKSDDEDGESDTFKYDINKIVEYPGFNVQPSGKFFDDFKHHNVPPFQEAHSKANFIKSLGENVINGYKRKKLVDLPAPHDQAAVPSEEQTSFGDYDMELVDESEDPPLPELAPPPPPPPPEEEDQELSARSPSPSLDDLKAQQEKLLQQLECNTSLDTTANESKSQTDLDDTAEISEPAVNSKHIEQTQSAPSTPFKASYEGTPLLKFSVYDRLPVGENFKVGVSDVINFENLPDSTGKYEQMKGLLKNVREKMVRLQNEN